AATTCGGCGGACGCGAAAACCTGGAGGCCATCGACTTCCTCCGCATGACCAACGACCTCGTGCACCAGTATTACCCCGGCGGGGTGATGATCGCCGAGGAATCGACCTCCTTCGCCGGCGTCAGCCGCCCCACCAAGGACGGCGGGCTCGGCTTCGATTACAAATGGAACATGGGCTGGATGCACGACACCCTGCGCTTCTTCCAGAAGGAGCCCATCCACCGCAAATGGCACCAGAACGACCTCACGTTCGGCATGCTCTACCAATACGCGGAAAACTTCATCACCGTGTTCTCGCACGACGAAGTCACGCACGGCAAAGCCTCGCTCCTCTTCAAGATGGGCGCGTGGCACATCGCGGACAAGGCCGCCAATCTCCGCGCCCTCTACGGCCACATGTGGGGCTGGCCCGGCAAGAAACTCCTCTTCATGGGCGGCGAGTTCGGCCAGTCCGGCGAGTGGAACCACGCCGCGAGCCTCGACTGGCACCTCCGCCAGTGGCTCGACCACGAGGGCATCCGCCTGCTCGTGCGCGACCTCAACAAACTCTACCGCGACGAACCCGTCCTCAGCCGCAACGACTTCAACAACCAGGGCTTCCGCTGGATCTCGTGCAACGACGCCGACGCGAGCGTGATCGCCTTCCAGCGCAACGACCCGTTCGGGCAGGACATTTTCCTCGTGGTCGGCCACTTCACGCCCGTGCCGCGCCCCGGTTACCGCATCGGCGTGCCGCGCGCCGGATTCTGGAAGGAAGTGCTCAACACCAACAGCCAGTATTACGGCGGCACCGGCGTGGGCAACAACGGCGGCCGCGCGACCGACCCGATCCCCGGTGACGGCCACTCCCAAAGCCTGCTCCTCACGCTCCCGCCGCAGACCACCAGCATCTTCAAGTGGTCGGCGAAGGTGGACTGAGTGCCTGATTTGGAAAGAGAACCTCCGTGAGTGAAAAGGACAGAAAGGACAAAATAGACGGGATTACCGGCTTCATCCCGCCGCACGGTGGATATGAAAAATTGTTCTCTTTTCAGAAGGCGCGGATTGTTTATGACGGCACGGTGCGGTTTTGCGAACGGTTTGTGGACAAGCGCTCGCGCACGACCGACCAGATGATACAGGCGGCGCGCTCCGGAAAACAGAATATCATTGAGGGTAGCCAGGCATCCGCCGCCTCGAAGGAAACTGAAATCAAGCTGACCTGCGTTGCGCGCGCGAGTCTGGAGGAGTTGCTGGAGGATTACCGCGATTTTCTTCGTGTGCGCGGCATTGACGAATGGTCGCCCGGACACAGCCACACCAAGCGCCTCCGGGAATTGAACCGCGATCCCACCGCAAATTATGAAACCCTCCGCAAA
This genomic stretch from Termitidicoccus mucosus harbors:
- a CDS encoding four helix bundle suffix domain-containing protein, translated to MSEKDRKDKIDGITGFIPPHGGYEKLFSFQKARIVYDGTVRFCERFVDKRSRTTDQMIQAARSGKQNIIEGSQASAASKETEIKLTCVARASLEELLEDYRDFLRVRGIDEWSPGHSHTKRLRELNRDPTANYETLRKGIEHPDPAIAANVMIGLIKLTNYLLDRQIRQLEQAFLREGGLRERMSKARREQRGW